Proteins from a genomic interval of Sparus aurata chromosome 21, fSpaAur1.1, whole genome shotgun sequence:
- the LOC115572828 gene encoding uncharacterized protein LOC115572828, which produces MEKLAAVLFFSTLVGNTLEDDIAASRAEVFSSEGSSVTLSCNYSVKADNLQWYQQDPGSAPQFLLLITDTKEPSVVRATPPHPRLIAELNDKRNRVHLQISSAAVTDSAVYYRDGNNNPKFILSCSQFGTVNTEKKYEERFSSKVNATSNSVPLKIQKLQLLMLRRRADICCLFDLNNSKDMSLYLFILFSHFIALGSMNSIKSERSEERVEEGRNINLTCKYEGAINNIQWYRQYQRSRPEFLLYITEGGFIHQTDSEFSADINKEDKRVDLNIISAAVTDSAVYYCAL; this is translated from the exons ATGGAAAAACTTGCTGCAGTTTTGTTCTTTTCAACTCTCGTAG GTAACACCTTGGAAGATGATATTGCTGCCAGCAGAGCTGAAGTGTTTTCATCAGAGGGCAGTAGTGTTACTCTGTCCTGTAACTATTCAGTTAAAGCTGATAATCTCCAGTGGTATCAACAGGATCCTGGATCAGCTCCTCAGTTCCTTCTCCTGATCACTGATACAAAAGAGCCTTCAGTGGTGAGAGCAACACCTCCACACCCTCGACTGATTGCTGAACTGAATGACAAGAGAAATCGAGtccatctgcagatctcctctgctgcagtgacagactctgctgtgtactaccgt gatggaaacaacaACCCTAAATTCATACTGAGCTGCTCTCAGTTTGGTACagtgaacacagagaagaaatatGAGGAGAGATTTTCATCCAAAGTGAATGCTACCTCAAACTCAGTTCCActgaagatccagaagcttcagct CTTGATGTTGAGGAGAAGAGCTgacatctgctgtctgtttgacttGAACAACTCTAAAGACATGTCGCTCTACCTCTTTAtacttttctctcactttataG CGCTGGGTTCCATGAACAGCATAAAGTCAGAAAGAAGTGAAGAACGTGTTGAAGAGGGAAGAAACATCAACCTGACCTGTAAATATGAGGGTGCTATCAACAATATCCAGTGGTACAGACAATACCAGAGATCCAGACCAGAGTTcctgctctacatcacagagggaggattcattcatcaaactgactctgagttcTCAGCTGACATCAACAAAGAAGACAAACGTGTGGATCTGAacatcatctctgctgcagtgacagactctgctgtgtactactgtgctctg